A DNA window from Impatiens glandulifera chromosome 7, dImpGla2.1, whole genome shotgun sequence contains the following coding sequences:
- the LOC124944764 gene encoding transcription repressor OFP1-like, translated as MGGGGDGGHKFKLSDLIPNAWFLKIKNMKKKEKKKPIITQNLNPSDKLKNTSPPPSLSSSSTSTTTTITSSNTFSSSSSSSSSHGRTSLYFKRDHISSIQSQNSSQNPISSNTHLLKSPRKSTRRTRNRVLISSPRRRPVNAGTGCTCHITTTDSSVKKIKPPPPPPPPPTIKDSSFIEIPPIVTKKVTHTRAARSTTPPVGLKRVSVSSPGVKLRIHSPRISMSMTRRCNNNNNNNNESPRWRGRRSLAVVKSSMNPQKDFKESMVEMIVENDIKSGKDLEDLLACYLELNSNGYHDLIIKVFKQIWFDLNLKM; from the coding sequence atgggtggtggtggtgatggCGGCCATAAATTCAAGCTATCAGATTTGATTCCAAACGCCTGGTTTCTTAAGATCAAGAacatgaagaagaaggagaagaagaaaccAATCATAACCCAAAACCTCAATCCCTCCGACAAGCTCAAAAACACATCTCCGCCGCCATCGttgtcatcatcatcaacatcaacaaCAACCACAATAACTTCATCAAACACcttttcatcttcatcatcatcatcgtcatccCACGGCCGGACTTCCCTCTACTTCAAAAGAGACCACATTTCTTCAATTCAAAGTCAAAACTCATCTCAAAATCCAATTTCCTCCAATACCCATCTCCTAAAATCTCCCAGAAAGTCCACCAGAAGAACTAGAAACAGGGTATTAATATCCTCTCCCCGCCGCCGGCCAGTCAACGCCGGAACTGGGTGCACTTGTCACATCACCACCACCGACAGCTCGGTCAAGAAAATcaaaccaccaccaccaccaccaccaccaccgacAATCAAAGATTCGAGCTTTATCGAAATCCCTCCAATTGTGACAAAAAAGGTAACCCATACCCGAGCTGCAAGATCAACCACGCCTCCTGTGGGTTTGAAAAGAGTATCAGTAAGTTCACCTGGAGTGAAGCTGCGGATACATTCTCCGAGGATTAGTATGAGTATGACAAGAagatgtaataataataataataataataatgagagtCCACGTTGGCGGGGGAGGAGGAGTTTGGCGGTGGTGAAATCATCGATGAATCCACAAAAGGATTTTAAGGAATCAATGGTGGAGATGATTGTGGAGAATGATATTAAAAGTGGAAAGGATTTGGAAGATCTTCTTGCTTGTTATCTTGAACTCAATTCTAATGGATATCATGATCTTATAATCAAAGTGTTTAAGCAAATCTGGTTTGATCTCAACTTGAAGAtgtaa
- the LOC124944763 gene encoding CBL-interacting protein kinase 2-like: MEQKGSILMKRYELGRLLGQGTFAKVYYARDIETGMSVAIKVIAKEKVLKVGMIEQIKREISVMRLVKHPNVVQLYEVMASKTKVYFVMEYVKGGELFNKVSKGKLKEGIARKYFQQLISAVDFCHSRGVYHRDLKPENLLLDEYGNLKVSDFGLSTLSECKHQDGLLHTTCGTPSYVSPEVINRKGYDGAKADIWSCGVILYVLLAGYLPFNEPNLMEMYKKITKAEFKYPIWFAPDVRRLLSKILNPNSITRISIEKIMRQSWFRRGLNSKTEIAQMESEEPLDDASNCQAKPVNLNAFDIISLSAGFDLSGLFEENEKKKEGRFTSRNSAKTIILKLEELAKTLKMKVTKKEGGRMKLEGLNAGRKGVVSIDAEIFEVTPDFHLVEVKKSNGDTIEYHNLMKQDIRPGLKDIVWSWQGDEPSLQQLEPGDDVFAISESSPLQDAAA; this comes from the coding sequence ATGGAACAAAAAGGTAGCATTTTGATGAAACGTTATGAACTGGGAAGGTTATTGGGACAAGGAACCTTTGCGAAGGTTTACTATGCTAGAGACATTGAAACCGGTATGAGTGTTGCCATTAAAGTTATCGCCAAAGAAAAAGTGTTGAAAGTTGGTATGATTGAACAGATCAAACGGGAGATTTCTGTTATGCGGCTAGTCAAGCATCCAAACGTGGTCCAACTGTACGAAGTCATGGCTAGCAAAACGAAAGTCTATTTTGTTATGGAATATGTGAAAGGCGGTGAACTCTTCAACAAGGTTTCAAAAGGAAAACTCAAGGAAGGAATAGCAAGGAAGTACTTCCAGCAGCTAATCAGTGCCGTCGATTTCTGCCATAGCAGAGGCGTATATCACCGCGATCTGAAACCTGAAAACCTTCTTTTAGACGAATATGGAAACTTAAAAGTCTCGGATTTTGGATTGAGCACCCTTTCGGAATGTAAGCATCAAGATGGTTTACTCCACACGACATGTGGGACCCCTTCGTATGTTTCCCCTGAAGTGATTAACCGAAAAGGGTATGATGGGGCGAAAGCTGATATTTGGTCGTGTGGTGTTATTTTGTACGTGCTCTTAGCGGGTTATCTTCCTTTCAATGAACCAAATCTTATGGAGATGTATAAGAAGATTACTAAAGCGGAATTCAAATATCCTATTTGGTTTGCACCCGACGTACGTAGGCTGCTGTCGAAGATTCTCAACCCTAATTCCATAACCCGGATATCTATTGAGAAAATCATGCGCCAATCTTGGTTCAGAAGAGGGCTTAACTCCAAAACCGAAATAGCTCAAATGGAAAGTGAAGAACCACTCGATGATGCCAGCAATTGCCAGGCGAAGCCAGTTAACTTGAATGCTTTTGATATTATTTCTCTTTCAGCAGGATTTGACTTGTCGGGTCTGTTTGAGGagaatgagaagaagaaagaggggCGGTTCACTTCAAGGAACAGTGCGAAGACGATCATCTTGAAGTTGGAGGAATTAGCTAAgacattgaagatgaaggtgacgAAGAAGGAAGGGGGGAGAATGAAATTGGAGGGACTAAATGCTGGAAGAAAAGGGGTAGTGTCTATTGATGCAGAGATATTTGAGGTTACTCCTGATTTTCATTTAGTGGAGGTGAAGAAGTCGAATGGAGATACCATAGAATATCATAATTTAATGAAGCAGGATATAAGACCGGGTTTGAAAGACATCGTTTGGAGTTGGCAAGGGGATGAGCCTTCGTTGCAGCAGTTAGAACCAGGGGATGATGTTTTTGCAATATCGGAGTCTTCACCATTGCAGGATGCTGCTGCCTAA
- the LOC124910482 gene encoding transcription factor SCREAM2-like, translated as MSNSRREQKRTSLYGKIQHLRSVTHSTSVNKTSIIVDASKYIEELKDKVERLEESSSHGHEYSLPIEVSVETLKRGFLINVYSDRNCPGLLVSVLEAFDELGLDVLDAKVSCSDNFHLEVVGGENEEQKFGVDAQGVKQAVLEAIKKWSESNNDEQE; from the exons aTGAGTAATTCAAGAAGGGAGCAAAAGAGAACATCCCTATATGGAAAAATACAACACCTCCGCTCAGTCACCCATTCCACCTCg GTGAACAAAACCTCAATCATAGTAGATGCATCAAAGTACATTGAGGAGCTAAAGGATAAGGTAGAAAGGTTGGAGGAAAGCTCAAGTCATGGCCATGAGTACTCATTGCCCATA GAAGTTAGCGTTGAAACCCTAAAAAGGGGATTCCTAATTAATGTGTACTCGGATAGGAATTGCCCCGGTTTGCTAGTCTCTGTGCTTGAAGCATTCGATGAGCTAGGGCTTGATGTGCTCGATGCCAAGGTCTCTTGTTCCGACAACTTTCATCTAGAAGTTGTTGGAGGCGAA AATGAGGAACAGAAGTTTGGAGTTGATGCCCAAGGGGTAAAACAGGCAGTGCTGGAAGCCATCAAGAAGTGGAGCGAAAGCAATAATGATGAGCAAGAGTGA